The genomic DNA ATTCGCTTTGGGGTGGAAGACTCGGCTGGAGGGTTGGCTGGGTCACAGAATTTTGCTGAGGCAAGATAACCTGAACCGGGTGAGTGAGTTCGTAGCCGCGTCGAACGGTTTGGGCGGTTTGCCAGTTGCCGCTGTGGGGATAAATGGCGTAGGTAAACTCATGCCAGCCGCGATCGGCGTCGGGGTGGGGCCACATCGGGGCACGGAGTAGGGTGAGGCGAAACTGGTCAGGCTGATGGTCGTAGCCGTGTTTGCAGTCGCTCAAGATGCTCACGCCATAGGTTTCATCACTCAGGTCTGCCCAGGTTAAAGCAGGAACTTCCCACTGTGCTTTTTCTGCTTCGGTCTGCGGGCGGGTCGGACGATCGATCGCCCCAAAGGGAATTTCGTAGGTCGCTTGGGCTGCGTCCAGGTTGAGCGGAAAGGCGGCTTTGACGATCGTGTTTCGCTCCTGCCAGTCTACTTGGGTGTCGATCGTGAGAATGGGCGAATGGTGGGTTAGACCGTAGGTTTGGTAGAAGGTGGATTGACCGAGGCGGCGAATGACCTGAATTCGGGTTTCTAGCGGCGTGTTAGAGATCAACCGAATTTCGAGCAGTTCCGCTGGGGGGAGAGGATGGCTGGCGTAGTCGGGGTCGATATTCCAGGCGTCCCAATACTGTCCCTGATCGCGATATGCCTGAAGTTGATTGCCTGCACCTTTCAGGACTTCCCGCTGCTGAATTTTGTCGTAGAGTCGGGCGATATCTCCGGTTTGGGAGTCGATCGTGACTTGGCGGAATGGGTTTTCGAGGATGAATTTTTCGGCTGAAGTAGAAGATTCTGTATTGCCCGCTAGATCCTGAACGCCCCCTAAATCTCCCAAGTTTGGGGGACTTTGAACTGTGAAGCTTTTCGGAGACAACAGGATTTCTTGTGTTGGCTCGGTTCCCCCCACTCGCTCCTCAGGAGCGGAAAGAATAGATGGGAGACTAGGGAGGCGCACAGGTTCGGAATCCACCGCTCCGAATTCTCCTTGTTCAATCGCCCTTACCCAATAACAGCAGTAGCCCAGTGCAGGAATGGTAGAGGGCTGAAAGGTGAGACAAACGGTTTCGGAGTCATTTGACCCAGAGGGGGAACTGCTTTGCGTCGGCTCGATCGCACTTTCGAGGGGCTGTCCTTCTAGATCCCAAACTTTCCAATTGCCCGCAGGTAGGGTCAGGCGAATCAGGGGCGATCGTTCCCAGGTGAGGGAATTAAATAGGACGATCGGCTGTGCCTGAGGGTGGGGTGGATCGGGCAGCATCAGGTGAGCAGCGATCGTTTGAAGCGCCTGCTGTTTGAGGGAATTGGCGGTGCCGATCGCACTTTGCCACAGTTGGTTGGCATCTTCGTAGACCTCAGGGATGGCGGAGCCAGGAAGGATATCGTGAAACTGGTTGAAGAGAACCTGCTTCCAGGCGGATTCGATCTGCTGCTGCGGATATTCGGCGTTGAGGAGGAGGGTGGCGATCGCGGAAAACAGTTCAGCTTCGTAGAGCAGTCGTTCGCTGAGGCGATTAAATCGCTTTTGACGGGCATGACTGGTGTAGCAGCCGCGATGGAATTCTAGATAGAGGTCGGTTTGCCAAACGGGAAGGGAATCAGAGGGGAGGGAATCAGAGGGGAGGGAATGGAGGCGGTCGAGGAAAGATTCCGCCGTGCTAAATTCCAGATTCGGGAAAAAGGGAGACTGCTGCCAGCGGCGCACGAGTTCGAGCATATCGCGGGTGGGTCCGCCGCCATGATCACCCACACCGGGCAACCAGAGAGCCATTTGCTGCCCAGAATTCTGCTCCCACTGACAGGCGTATTTTGCCATTTTCGCTGGATCGATTCCTTCCCCGATCGGCGCAGAGTGATGGCTGAAGATACGGCTTCCATCGGGGGACTGCCACCAAAAAGCCTCATAGGGAAATTGGGTGGTGTCGTTCCAGCGCAGCTTTTGAGTCACAAAGTATTCCACGCCGCCCTGCCGGAGGAGTTGGGGAAGCTGCCAGCAAAAGCCAAAGGTATCCGGCAACCAGGCAACCCGGCTGATTTGCCCAAATTTTTCCTCGGCGTAGTGCTGTCCGTAGAGAATATGTCGAGCGATCGACTCGCCGCTAATTAGATTCAGTTCCGGTTCTAGCCACAGTCCGGCGATCACTTCCCACTGTCCCGATTTGATCTGCGATCGGATTTCGGCAAATAGCTCCGGGCGGTTCGTTTCAATCCAGTGGTACAGGGCAGGGGTGGAATGTCCGAAGATGAGTTCGGGATAGTCCTGCTGCAAATCAAGCGCCGATCGAAAGGTACGTTCTGCCGCCTTCCAGGTATCATCGATTTCCCACAGCCAAGCCAGATCCAGGTGGGCGTGTCCCAAGAGAGACAGCGATCGTTGTTTGATCAAATTGCTCCAGGGGAGAAGCTTTTGCCGTAGGGCAGTCAGGGCGCGATCGAACTCAGCCACATCATTTACCTGATTCCAGGGCAGAGAATCCACTGCTGCGGTCACTTCCGGGAGTTCTTCCGGGGCGAATGCGGTGAGAAAGGTTTGAATGACCTCCAGTTCATCGGCAACGAATCCCGGTTCTGGGCAGGGTTGCAGCGATCGATTTTGACGTTCGTAGAGGAGGAGCGATCGCACCAGTGCGCCATTATCGTGCCCCGGACTCACCAGCCGAATTGCCAGATCGATCACCTCTCCCGGTTGGACTGCTTCGCTAAGGCAAATCCGCGTCTGACAGTCAAACAGATCGCCCTCCTGCACCAGATTCCCGTTTACATACACCTGCGCCGCCTCCGCCCACCAGATTAGCGACAGCCGCAGCGTCATTCCCGCTAACGGATAGCCCTTTAGCTCCGACGGCGCGATCAGCCGATGGCTCAGCCACAGCACCCGCTGTCCTTTTTCCCAGGCAATATGCTGGCGATCGTTGAGTGGGGAGATCGTCCAGGTCTGCCAATTTTGCGGATCGAGGGCAGTGGCGATCGGCAGGTCTGCTTCACAGATGCGCCACCCCTGCTGTAAATCAAACTGGGTGAGTTGACGGAGACGGGCGATCGTTTGGGTGAGGGCGGGAGCAGACAGCGATTCTGACATAATTCCGATAAGATCGAAGCATCGCAGGTTCAGACTTCCTGACTTTACCTCGGTTCAGGGATCGCCGATCGCGCTCTTTCTTCCTGCCGCCCTACTGCCATGTCTTCTCCCGGACGCTACAACAGCAACTTTTTCAACTTTGTCTCACGCCAATCGATGCAGATCCAGGATCGATCGAGTCTTTTGTGGCGACAGGTCAAGCTGATGGCGGTTTGGGGCGTGCAAATTGCGCTCTATCCCATTTACGTGGCGTTTCAGAGTAGCCGACTTGCCGCGAAGCAGCTTCGACACAGCATCGGGCAAACCCTGCCAAGACTTCAGGCAGCCCGACAGCGAGCCACCGAATCCCCTGGAACCGCAGAACAGCCCCTCACCAGCGATACCCCCATTCGGAAAGTGCTGGCAGAAGTTCAGGCAATGGGGATTTCCCTGCCTGCGGATCAAATTCAGCTTCAGCCTGCCTTAGCGGGAGGCAGTTCCGAGTCCCTGCAATCTATCTCAAATGGGAAAACCCCAAAAGGCAAAACGCTTTCCCTGCGCGTCCGGGGGTTAGCCTGCGCGATCGACTCTCGCAAACTGGTCTTAGCCACCGTCCAAAATCAAATCCTCGACGGTTTAACTCAATCCCAGCAGGAGCAGCTTCAGCGGCACATGGTTCTGGAACTGGCAGACTACTGGCGACAGCAGCGCATTCTTGCCCTCCGCAATGCCCCCCTGGTCGATCGCTTTTTGCCCTTCCCCTACGCCCCAAACGCTTTTCTGCCGATCCGACTGTTCTATCAGCTCATGGCATGGGAACAGCGTGGCACGATCGCCTCAGCCACCAACCTATTTCAGGAAACCAGACTGCGCGGCTTACTGGCAGCAAATCAGCCGGAGCCGAAATTAAAATCAGCGGAGGTCAAATGGCTTCCGGTCGAGGAGTGGTCACAGGCATTTAGCGCCGCCGTTCAGCAATCGGGGCAACGGTCTTCCCGCTGGTTTGAGTCTCGCACCCAGGCTTGGCTGGATCGTCTGAATCGTCTGGATAATCCTTCGGTCTGGGAAGTAACGGATACAAGCGCGATCGAACGAGTCACTAAAGGCAATCTGGCAACCTGGAGTCGGACACCTACCGCCGTTCAGACCTTCCAGCCTAAACCGAAATCGATTGTAGTCAACCCAACCGTCGTGCGAGAAGTCGTTCCCTTTACGCCGCCGGAAACAGCCCTGGCAACCGTGACGCCTGAATCCAACGCAATCGCCCCAAATAATACCGCCCCGAATAATATCGTCCCCAATAGCCCTGACCCCGCTGGCGCAATCGAAGTTGCTTCCTACATCGAAGCCGATGTGCAGCTTGTGGGCTACGTTAAACATCCGCTGGAGCAGCTTTTAGAATGGCTCGATCGGGGCATGTTCTGGATCGAAGACCGGATCGCAAAGTTCTGGAACTGGATTCGCGGGCGTTAGCAGAAATTAAGAACGCAGCCATGAGAACGCTTCAAGTCAAAGTAAAGCCGAATGCCAAAGTGGAACGGCTCGAAGAATTGAGCGATGGCTCCTGGCTGGCACAGGTGAAGTCTCCGCCTGTTGATGGCAAAGCAAACCAGGAACTCGTGGCGTTAATTGCCCAGCATTTTGCCGTGCGGAAAGCGCAGGTTTCGATTAAAAGCGGGGGTTCTGGACGAATGAAATTAGTGCAGATTGAGGATTAGCGGATCGCCTCAGCGAACATTCAAACGAGCCGCTGTTCGACTTCGCCGTGCTGTTTGAGCAACGCCGCTAACTTCTGGCGCATGATAATTCCCGGTTTGTCGGACGGCATGTGCTGTTCCGCAGTCAGATCGAGGGGCGTATCGTAATCGGTGGATTCTAAAACGGCTTTGTCTTCCATCGTTACCTGGCGATCGAAGGCGATAATATCCGCAGCCGGGGCGTCGGCTTCCTGGTCGTTTCGCAAGCAGAACTGCACGATTTGGGAGGTGCGATCGTCGATCGGCGTAGCGGCAGTAAAGATTAGATGCATTAGACCGTTTGGATAGCTGATCTTCAGCGTCCGCGTAAACGGCATATACCAGGTCTGCTCGTTGATTCGCACCGTCGTTTTTTCTGCAATGCCGAGATTCTTTTGCTGCAAAGGCGGATTGATCACGGGAACTTCTGCCTTCATCACCAGCCCGTAATCCGTGGGAATCACGGCAAGGTCAGCGGGTTTAGGCTGTGCCTGATTGCCAAAGGACTGAACGTGAACAAAGCTGAAATGGGCGTTGTCAAACGAATTCTCCATCAGGCGAAGTCCGCTACAGTGCCAGCGTTCGTAAAACTGGTGAATCTGACGAACGTTCGGTTGGTCTGCCTCTGGGATTTCGGGAATTGGCAATAGCGGCTCCTCCAGTGCTACCCAGACGTAGCCATACCGCTCCGCACAGCGAAAAGCCTGCACTCGGTAGCCTGCCGGAATGGTCTGCCCTTCCGTGAACTGCGGCACTTCCACACAAATGCCGTCCCCATCGTAAGTCCAGCCATGATACGGACAGCGAATACAGCCATCGATGACCGTGCCTTTGGACAACTGAGCCGTCCGGTGACAGCAGCGATCGATCGTGGCTACGGGCTGACCTTCTGCATCAAGCCAGAGAACAATCTTTTGCCCCAACAGCTGAAACGGCTGAGGCTGGGTTTCACGCAGATGGCTGCTCGGCATTACGGGATACCAGAAGCGACGCAGAACAGGCTGTTGGGTAACGAGCATGGGCAACGCAGCAGTAACAACATCCCATCATAATCAGATCAACAGAATGGAAATGTATCCGAACCGCCCCTGGTAGCTGTACACCTCAGCGACCTACCCGCAAACCTTTTTCACTAATGGAAGCTGACTGATCTTCTGCCACCAATCCTTCAACTTCGGAGCTTGACTCATCACCGTCTCAAATTCAGGTGTATTCGCAAAATAAACGAAAACCGGAATCAGGTGAAAATCGGCAAGGGTCAACTCACTCCCTATTAAATAGGGGCTGCAAACTGCGATCGATTCAATCGCCTTCATTGCCTTTGTAGCAGGTTCGATCGCCGCTTTCACCATATTCTCATCCGTTTGACCGCCCTGACTGGGAACGATTAGCCGCTGGATCACAATCGATCGAATGGTCGGCGCGTAGAGGTAGCTATCTACGATCGCGATAATCTGCCGCATCTTCGCCCGTTGCAGCGGATCGGAGGGACTGAATTTATTGTTGGCGACAGTCTCATTGAGATATTCATTAATCGCGACGGTTTCGTACAAAAAAGTTCCGTCTACGTCCAGCGTTGGGACTTTGCCAAACGGGTTTTTCGCCAGATATTCCGGGGCAGTATTTTCACCAAAAATTCCAATATCCTTCAGGTCATAGTTTGCGCCCGCCTCTTCCAGCAAAAGCCGAACGGCACGAACATAGACACTAATCGGAGTTCCGTAGAGCGTGAGGGTGGTCATATTGGTCTCCAAGCAAATTTCGATCCCAATTATGGGACTTCGCTTCTGGCAAGCTAATGGCTATAGGTTTGTATCAACCTCTGTCCAAAGACTTATTCGTGAGCAATATCAAAAGCTACACAATTAAGCGACGATCGCCATACCACTGACTTAAATCACGCTCAAGGCTATCCAGAATTACAATCGCGTCTGTAATTGATTTCGCATCAGCAGCTAACAAATTAAATGCTGATTCAATTCGTTCTCGATAATGTTGTGGGCAAAGTTTGAAGCGATCGGCAAGTGCGACTGCACCCTTCTCATTCAATAGATACTCTTCATTCAGTGCGAATAGAACCTGATTCATACAAGCGACACTCCGAAAACAGCAACCTGCGGCATAGGCAACATCGCCGCGTGCAACCGCCTTTTTAGCAACAGCCAGTGAGAAGCTAATTTCCCAGGCAAATTTATCGATCGTTGCTTGTTTTAGCCCAGTGGGATAAGGCGTTGCCCTAGCCTTCAAAGTCGCTAAAAAACCATTCGGATCATAAAGCGGTAAACCGTGAGTAACCTCGCCCATATAAATTGAAGACACAAAACCGTGAGGATGTCCGGGCTGATAATCGATCGTAATTTGCCCTGCATGGCAGTCCTCAATGATACGGCTCACTTGCGCTAAATCGCGATAGAGAAAATCAACAGAAATTCCTTCTATTTTGAGCCAGCCTCCACCATTAATCCACTTTCCCCACTCACCGATCGGCGTGATTAGATTAAGGCGTTGATTGTCATCAACTTCAGAGGCAAGACGATTAAGTGCGATCGGATCAATCGGCTTTTCCGGCTGATAATAAATGCCCAGATCTACATCCGATTTCTCAGTATGATTGCCCCTTGCCCGTGAGCCACCCAACGCGATCGCTGCAACTCCTTGAATTGATTGGAGACGATCGATTACATGGTAAATAAACTGAGGCAACTGCTTATCCATACTAAGCATTCTATATTAGTTGAACTACCTGCCGACCAACATGCCGCAATCAAGACGCAAAGCTGGGCAGAATATTCGTGAGCTTGCAATGAGGAGACGAATCAAGGCGATCGCTTCCTTTGCCTCAGCAGCTTTCATCCTTGTCCTCCCCTTTCTGCTTACGCAGCTTCTCAAACAAATTGCTGCCCTGAGTTCTGCTCAAACCCAGTCTTCGTTTAATTTGCCGCCTGCGGTTTATGCCTTCTGTGTCATCGTCGCTTTAGGCTCAACGGCAAACGGCTTCTACTTGTGGAAACGTGCCAATCATGCGGATCAAGGTGCTAAAGGTGAGGAAGATATAGCCGAAGCCATGCTCCCACTTCAGCAGGCGGGCTGGCAAATTGAATACGGAATGCGCTTAGGGAATCGATTAGGCGATGCCGATATTGTTTGCATTTCTCCTCAAGGAAAAGCCTTTGTAATTGATGTCAAATCTCATCGCGGCACAGTGACCACAGACGGGAAGCAGCTCTCTCGACAAATGGGCAAGCAAACCTACCCGTTTGAAAAAGACTTTTTATCGCAAGCCATGAAGCAGGCTTTGCAGGTTAAAAAACAGAAGAATCTCGATTTTGTAACGCCGATCGTCGCCTTCTCAAATGCAAAAGTTTCGATTCGGTCGAACAAAGTCCAAAAAGTCTATGTCGTCGAAAAATTGGAACTCATTCCTCTACTCAAAACCCTAACTAAGTGATGCAGCGTATTGGACTTATGCTGACTGCTTACGGAAGCGGTGGCTGTTGTGCGCCTTTTACCCCAGATTCGGCGGGTTGATGTGGGCTGGTTTTATCACTACTCCGATGCAGACGGCTACGCCAAAATTTTGCGTCGTCTCGATCCGGGAAGCAAATTTGAAGTTGTTTTGATGCGCCTGTTGTAGAGCGGCAGGATAGGGGCGATCGCTTCCTCACGGCTGCGTAATGGTGCAGGTCAAGAGACACAAACAACATTCATCTCAATCACCTTGAGAGGTTCTGTGCAGCGCAGTTTTTATGCAGCAACCTCAACATAAGCTGATGAAGTTGTGGGTTGTGGAATCTCTAAACCTTCTAGCTTTAACCCATCCAAATGGAACTCTATTGCCTCGCGCATATTCTGTTCAACTTCTTCACGGGTTGCTCCAGTCGAGACACAGCCCGGTAGGTCAGGGGAATAGGCAGAATGTCCAGTTTCCGTCTTCTCAATGACGATAAGATAAAGCACTCTACTATCTTCTAATTAAAAGTAACTGTATGAATTGAAATTACTACTTAACTAAATCTACTATCTGCTTTAGCAGCTTAATGGCATCTTTTTTGTCAGGTTCTTCTTGTTTCCATTCCATTCCTGCAAAGGCTTTAGAATATTTTATTACTAACCTTTGTTTAGAAGTGTATCTTCTCCCCTCCAAATCCCAATAAACAATCTCAATAGGAAACGAAACTCCATACTTCCATATGTTATCTTCGGGTTTCATTGATGTAATTCCGAAATAGTTCGACGTATTACCTGGATTAATTAGAAGTGGAATTTCACTTCCGTCACCAAAGCACTCAAGAATTGCCTGTACATTCGGATTGTTGAGTTCTTGCGTAACTAATTTTTCTATCTCGATCTTTAGCTTAAGACGAATATTGACTGCTGGACGGTTGCCGCTGTTAATGATCAGCAAGTTATACATTGTCGCGACGTTTCCAGCCGAGTCAGTTTCAACAAATGCTGACACAATAGGACGATTTGTTTTTCTCCATAATCGGGTGGTATTAAAAAATGAGAATACCGCTACTGAAGTAGCAATTCCCGTGAAAATTGTCCTTAGAGTCTCGCCGGTGGCAGTTCCCGTGAAAATTGTCCTTAGAATTTCATCCATTGTGTGGTTCCAACTTTAAAAACAGACCACTGCTATAAAATGGTTGTC from Leptolyngbya ohadii IS1 includes the following:
- a CDS encoding alpha-mannosidase, with protein sequence MSESLSAPALTQTIARLRQLTQFDLQQGWRICEADLPIATALDPQNWQTWTISPLNDRQHIAWEKGQRVLWLSHRLIAPSELKGYPLAGMTLRLSLIWWAEAAQVYVNGNLVQEGDLFDCQTRICLSEAVQPGEVIDLAIRLVSPGHDNGALVRSLLLYERQNRSLQPCPEPGFVADELEVIQTFLTAFAPEELPEVTAAVDSLPWNQVNDVAEFDRALTALRQKLLPWSNLIKQRSLSLLGHAHLDLAWLWEIDDTWKAAERTFRSALDLQQDYPELIFGHSTPALYHWIETNRPELFAEIRSQIKSGQWEVIAGLWLEPELNLISGESIARHILYGQHYAEEKFGQISRVAWLPDTFGFCWQLPQLLRQGGVEYFVTQKLRWNDTTQFPYEAFWWQSPDGSRIFSHHSAPIGEGIDPAKMAKYACQWEQNSGQQMALWLPGVGDHGGGPTRDMLELVRRWQQSPFFPNLEFSTAESFLDRLHSLPSDSLPSDSLPVWQTDLYLEFHRGCYTSHARQKRFNRLSERLLYEAELFSAIATLLLNAEYPQQQIESAWKQVLFNQFHDILPGSAIPEVYEDANQLWQSAIGTANSLKQQALQTIAAHLMLPDPPHPQAQPIVLFNSLTWERSPLIRLTLPAGNWKVWDLEGQPLESAIEPTQSSSPSGSNDSETVCLTFQPSTIPALGYCCYWVRAIEQGEFGAVDSEPVRLPSLPSILSAPEERVGGTEPTQEILLSPKSFTVQSPPNLGDLGGVQDLAGNTESSTSAEKFILENPFRQVTIDSQTGDIARLYDKIQQREVLKGAGNQLQAYRDQGQYWDAWNIDPDYASHPLPPAELLEIRLISNTPLETRIQVIRRLGQSTFYQTYGLTHHSPILTIDTQVDWQERNTIVKAAFPLNLDAAQATYEIPFGAIDRPTRPQTEAEKAQWEVPALTWADLSDETYGVSILSDCKHGYDHQPDQFRLTLLRAPMWPHPDADRGWHEFTYAIYPHSGNWQTAQTVRRGYELTHPVQVILPQQNSVTQPTLQPSLPPQSEFLKISANSPLAAFKRSERNPHQWILRCYEAQGYSEAIDWRSVSGLLTQKLNLQQVCESDLLENSSGAIEPVTQFSPWQIKTLLLQQTR
- a CDS encoding DUF167 domain-containing protein, with protein sequence MRTLQVKVKPNAKVERLEELSDGSWLAQVKSPPVDGKANQELVALIAQHFAVRKAQVSIKSGGSGRMKLVQIED
- a CDS encoding aromatic ring-hydroxylating dioxygenase subunit alpha; this translates as MLVTQQPVLRRFWYPVMPSSHLRETQPQPFQLLGQKIVLWLDAEGQPVATIDRCCHRTAQLSKGTVIDGCIRCPYHGWTYDGDGICVEVPQFTEGQTIPAGYRVQAFRCAERYGYVWVALEEPLLPIPEIPEADQPNVRQIHQFYERWHCSGLRLMENSFDNAHFSFVHVQSFGNQAQPKPADLAVIPTDYGLVMKAEVPVINPPLQQKNLGIAEKTTVRINEQTWYMPFTRTLKISYPNGLMHLIFTAATPIDDRTSQIVQFCLRNDQEADAPAADIIAFDRQVTMEDKAVLESTDYDTPLDLTAEQHMPSDKPGIIMRQKLAALLKQHGEVEQRLV
- a CDS encoding glutathione S-transferase family protein encodes the protein MTTLTLYGTPISVYVRAVRLLLEEAGANYDLKDIGIFGENTAPEYLAKNPFGKVPTLDVDGTFLYETVAINEYLNETVANNKFSPSDPLQRAKMRQIIAIVDSYLYAPTIRSIVIQRLIVPSQGGQTDENMVKAAIEPATKAMKAIESIAVCSPYLIGSELTLADFHLIPVFVYFANTPEFETVMSQAPKLKDWWQKISQLPLVKKVCG
- a CDS encoding nucleotidyltransferase domain-containing protein — protein: MDKQLPQFIYHVIDRLQSIQGVAAIALGGSRARGNHTEKSDVDLGIYYQPEKPIDPIALNRLASEVDDNQRLNLITPIGEWGKWINGGGWLKIEGISVDFLYRDLAQVSRIIEDCHAGQITIDYQPGHPHGFVSSIYMGEVTHGLPLYDPNGFLATLKARATPYPTGLKQATIDKFAWEISFSLAVAKKAVARGDVAYAAGCCFRSVACMNQVLFALNEEYLLNEKGAVALADRFKLCPQHYRERIESAFNLLAADAKSITDAIVILDSLERDLSQWYGDRRLIV
- a CDS encoding nuclease-related domain-containing protein, whose product is MRRRIKAIASFASAAFILVLPFLLTQLLKQIAALSSAQTQSSFNLPPAVYAFCVIVALGSTANGFYLWKRANHADQGAKGEEDIAEAMLPLQQAGWQIEYGMRLGNRLGDADIVCISPQGKAFVIDVKSHRGTVTTDGKQLSRQMGKQTYPFEKDFLSQAMKQALQVKKQKNLDFVTPIVAFSNAKVSIRSNKVQKVYVVEKLELIPLLKTLTK
- a CDS encoding type II toxin-antitoxin system HicB family antitoxin, with translation MLYLIVIEKTETGHSAYSPDLPGCVSTGATREEVEQNMREAIEFHLDGLKLEGLEIPQPTTSSAYVEVAA